From a region of the Octopus sinensis linkage group LG18, ASM634580v1, whole genome shotgun sequence genome:
- the LOC115221294 gene encoding transmembrane protein 170A-like isoform X2, giving the protein MWYQIFLWALFSSVFVHLIAAVIAFSRLRKHKLGRWIPMLIIIMGVLSPLTGGILSSAAIAGVYRAANFEMRPLYALFFGVVQTVGVILISLTRFLSTL; this is encoded by the exons ATGTGGTATCAAATATTTTTGTGGGCCCTATTCTCATCAGTCTTTGTTCACCTAATAGCTGCCGTCATCGCATTTAGTCGACTCAGGAAACACAAGCTTGGTCGATGGATTCCCATGCTGATTATCATTATGGGGGTGTTATCTCCCTTGACTGGCGGCATTCTCTCTA GTGCTGCAATTGCAGGTGTGTATCGTGCAGCGAATTTTGAAATGCGTCCCCTTTATGCTCTCTTCTTTGGTGTTGTGCAGACTGTTGGTGTGATTCTGATTTCATTGACACGATTCCTCAGCACCTTATGA